A single window of Archangium lipolyticum DNA harbors:
- a CDS encoding ABC-F family ATP-binding cassette domain-containing protein, with product MIRLDNIGKQHGQQILFVEASAQLNKGEKVGLVGPNGAGKSTLFRMVVQQEHPDEGQVSVDRGVTIGYFDQDVGEMSGQSAVAAVMDGAGPVSEVAAELKQLEAAMADPDRMDEMDKLVERFGVVQGRYEELGGYALEGRAREILSGLGFSEEMMDGDVGALSGGWKMRVALARILLMRPDVMLLDEPSNHLDIESLIWLETFLKGYEGALLMTSHDREFMNRIVTKIIEIDGGELTTYSGNYDFYEQQRALNEKHQQAQYERQQAMLAKELKFIERFKARASHAAQVQSRVKKLEKIEKVEPPKRRQTMVFEFQPAPRSGDDVAKLERVVKGYGKRRIYSGLDFLVRRGERWCVMGVNGAGKSTLLKLVAGESRPDDGAVSLGGSVKMGYFAQHAMELLKPEQTVYDSLVDRFPRASQGSLRALAGCFGFSGDEIEKKCRVLSGGEKARLVLAQMLYDPPNFLVLDEPTNHLDMATKQMLIAALANYEGTMLFVSHDRHFLASLSNRVLELTPEGIHQYGGGYTEYVARTGHEAPGLRS from the coding sequence ATGATTCGTCTCGACAACATCGGCAAGCAGCACGGACAGCAGATCCTCTTCGTTGAAGCCTCGGCACAGCTCAACAAGGGCGAGAAGGTGGGCCTGGTGGGCCCGAACGGAGCGGGCAAGTCCACCCTGTTCCGGATGGTGGTGCAGCAGGAGCATCCGGACGAGGGGCAGGTGTCCGTCGATCGCGGCGTGACCATCGGCTACTTCGACCAGGACGTGGGCGAGATGTCGGGGCAGAGCGCGGTGGCGGCGGTGATGGACGGAGCGGGGCCGGTGTCGGAGGTGGCGGCGGAGCTCAAGCAGCTCGAGGCGGCCATGGCGGATCCGGACCGCATGGACGAGATGGACAAGCTGGTGGAGCGCTTCGGGGTGGTGCAGGGGCGCTACGAGGAGCTGGGCGGGTACGCGCTGGAGGGGCGGGCGAGGGAGATCCTCTCGGGCCTGGGCTTCAGCGAGGAGATGATGGACGGGGACGTGGGGGCGCTGTCGGGCGGCTGGAAGATGCGCGTGGCGCTGGCGCGCATCCTGCTGATGCGGCCGGACGTGATGCTGCTGGACGAGCCGAGCAACCACCTGGACATCGAGTCGCTCATCTGGCTGGAGACGTTCCTCAAGGGGTACGAGGGCGCGCTGCTGATGACGAGCCACGATCGCGAGTTCATGAACCGCATCGTGACGAAGATCATCGAGATCGACGGCGGCGAGCTGACGACGTACTCGGGCAACTACGACTTCTACGAGCAGCAGCGGGCGCTGAACGAGAAGCACCAGCAGGCGCAGTACGAGCGCCAGCAGGCGATGCTCGCCAAGGAGCTGAAGTTCATCGAGCGGTTCAAGGCGCGGGCCTCGCACGCGGCACAGGTGCAGAGCCGGGTGAAGAAGCTGGAGAAGATCGAGAAGGTGGAGCCGCCGAAGCGCCGTCAGACGATGGTGTTCGAGTTCCAGCCGGCGCCGCGCTCGGGCGACGACGTGGCGAAGCTGGAGCGGGTGGTGAAGGGGTACGGCAAGCGGCGCATCTACAGCGGGCTGGACTTCCTGGTGCGGCGAGGCGAGCGCTGGTGCGTGATGGGCGTGAACGGCGCGGGCAAGTCGACGCTGCTGAAGCTGGTGGCGGGCGAGTCGCGGCCGGACGATGGAGCGGTGTCGCTCGGCGGCAGCGTGAAGATGGGCTACTTCGCGCAGCACGCGATGGAGCTGCTGAAGCCGGAGCAGACCGTCTACGACTCGCTGGTGGACAGGTTCCCCCGGGCCTCGCAGGGTTCGCTGCGCGCGCTGGCGGGGTGCTTCGGCTTCTCGGGCGATGAAATCGAGAAGAAGTGCCGGGTGCTGTCCGGAGGAGAGAAGGCGCGGCTGGTGCTGGCGCAGATGCTCTACGACCCGCCCAACTTCCTGGTGCTGGACGAGCCCACCAACCACCTGGACATGGCGACGAAGCAGATGCTCATCGCGGCGCTGGCCAACTACGAGGGCACGATGCTCTTCGTGAGCCACGACCGGCACTTCCTGGCCTCGCTGTCCAACCGGGTGCTCGAGCTGACGCCCGAGGGCATCCACCAGTACGGCGGTGGCTACACGGAGTACGTGGCGCGCACCGGCCACGAGGCCCCCGGCCTGCGCAGCTGA
- a CDS encoding ABC-F family ATP-binding cassette domain-containing protein — protein sequence MTLLRAADVQLSFGSRTVFQGLTLTIEEGERVGLVGVNGSGKSSLMKILAGVARADAGELQLRRGARVTYLPQEPEFPPGATVASELSVAQGPLKEALAAQAELTRRLETTPAEAQGKLMEQLATLSDRIEQLGGWDTEHHAKTLLDRLGVKDWDRPVAELSGGLRKRVAIARALLTRPDMLMLDEPTNHLDADTVDWLEDELDKLPGSLLLVTHDRYFLDGLVDRIVEIQPGGGVISYPGNYEAYVEQKLVAQENAAVAQHKRERWIAQEVAWLRKGPEARRTKSKARIERARKLMEEKGFQRPKVAGLQVMQAPRLGHTVIEAEGVRKSYGERNVLKGVDLLLQRGERVGLVGPNGVGKTTFLRVLLGELPPDAGKVVIGKNTKVAYYDQTRASLDPEQTVYEAASPRGDDWVELGDQRVALRDYLDDLLFPVPMQRMKVKALSGGERNRLLLARLFLEGANVLVLDEPTNDLDIVTLNILEGLLLGFTGSVLLVTHDRYFLDKVATSILAFEGDGKVVRYEGNFAMYRRLKEQAQARAAAAAPAPVAKKAEPVVEARPTRKPGKLSYKEQRELDGMEAAIEAAETRKSELEAQLVDPSVYSSGTKAAEVQKELDVTAAEVERLYTRWQELQNLAAGA from the coding sequence GTGACCCTGCTCCGCGCCGCCGACGTCCAACTCTCCTTCGGCAGCCGTACCGTCTTCCAGGGCCTGACGCTCACCATCGAAGAAGGTGAGCGCGTGGGCCTCGTGGGAGTGAACGGCTCCGGCAAGTCCTCGCTGATGAAGATATTGGCCGGCGTGGCGCGCGCGGACGCGGGGGAGCTGCAGCTCCGCCGGGGCGCGCGCGTCACCTACCTGCCGCAGGAGCCCGAGTTCCCCCCGGGCGCCACGGTGGCCTCGGAGCTGAGCGTGGCCCAGGGTCCCCTCAAGGAGGCCCTGGCCGCGCAGGCCGAGCTCACCCGCCGCCTGGAGACCACGCCCGCCGAGGCGCAGGGCAAGCTGATGGAGCAGCTCGCGACGCTGTCGGACCGCATCGAGCAGCTGGGCGGCTGGGACACGGAGCACCACGCGAAGACGCTGTTGGACCGGCTGGGCGTGAAGGACTGGGACCGGCCCGTGGCCGAGCTCTCCGGAGGCCTGCGCAAGCGCGTGGCCATCGCCCGCGCGCTGCTCACGCGGCCGGACATGTTGATGCTGGACGAGCCCACCAACCACCTGGACGCGGACACGGTGGACTGGCTGGAGGACGAGCTGGACAAGCTGCCCGGCTCGCTGCTGCTGGTGACGCACGACCGGTACTTCCTCGATGGCCTGGTGGACCGCATCGTGGAGATCCAACCGGGCGGGGGCGTCATCTCGTACCCGGGCAACTACGAAGCGTACGTGGAGCAGAAGCTGGTGGCGCAGGAGAACGCGGCCGTCGCCCAGCACAAGCGCGAGCGCTGGATCGCCCAGGAAGTGGCATGGCTGCGCAAGGGCCCCGAGGCGCGGCGCACCAAGAGCAAGGCGCGCATCGAGCGGGCGCGGAAGCTGATGGAGGAGAAGGGCTTCCAGCGGCCGAAGGTGGCGGGGTTGCAGGTGATGCAGGCGCCGCGGTTGGGCCACACCGTCATCGAGGCCGAGGGCGTGCGCAAGTCCTACGGCGAGCGCAACGTGCTCAAGGGCGTGGACCTGCTGCTCCAGCGCGGCGAGCGCGTGGGCCTGGTGGGCCCCAACGGCGTGGGGAAGACGACCTTCCTGCGGGTGCTGCTCGGGGAGCTGCCGCCGGACGCCGGCAAGGTGGTCATCGGGAAGAACACGAAGGTGGCGTACTACGACCAGACGCGCGCCTCGCTGGACCCGGAGCAGACGGTGTACGAGGCGGCCTCGCCTCGTGGGGACGACTGGGTGGAGCTGGGTGATCAACGGGTGGCGCTGCGCGACTACCTGGATGACCTGCTCTTCCCGGTGCCCATGCAGCGGATGAAGGTGAAGGCGCTGTCGGGCGGCGAGCGCAACCGGCTGCTGCTGGCGCGGCTCTTCCTGGAGGGCGCCAACGTCCTGGTGCTGGACGAGCCGACGAACGACCTGGACATCGTCACGCTGAACATCCTCGAGGGGCTGCTGCTGGGCTTCACGGGGAGCGTGCTGCTGGTGACGCACGACCGGTACTTCCTGGACAAGGTGGCGACGTCCATCCTGGCGTTCGAGGGAGACGGCAAGGTGGTGCGGTACGAGGGCAACTTCGCGATGTACCGGCGGCTGAAGGAGCAGGCCCAGGCACGAGCCGCGGCGGCGGCCCCGGCTCCGGTGGCGAAGAAGGCGGAGCCCGTGGTGGAGGCCAGGCCGACGCGCAAGCCAGGGAAGCTCTCGTACAAGGAGCAGCGAGAGCTGGATGGGATGGAGGCGGCGATCGAGGCGGCGGAGACGCGCAAGTCGGAGCTGGAAGCGCAGCTGGTGGATCCGAGCGTCTACTCCAGCGGAACGAAGGCGGCGGAGGTGCAGAAGGAGCTGGACGTGACGGCGGCGGAAGTGGAGCGCCTCTACACGCGCTGGCAGGAGTTGCAGAACCTGGCCGCCGGAGCCTGA
- a CDS encoding DEAD/DEAH box helicase encodes MTFEDLKLAEPLLRAVKAEGYTSPTPIQTQAIPHVLEGKDVLGCAQTGTGKTAAFTLPILQRLSVGRPPPPARGRPIRALVLSPTRELAAQIGDSVRAYGRYTGITSAVIFGGVGQNAQEQALRNGVDILVATPGRLLDLMQQGFVSYKSLEVFVLDEADRMLDMGFIHDVKRVIAALPKKRQTLFFSATMPPEIQGLANSILTNPVRVEVAPVATTAETIDQRLYFVEKEQKRGLLVHLLQTDRDIQRVLVFTRTKHGANRVAKQLEAAGIGAEPIHGNKSQNARERALAAFKSGACRVLVATDIAARGIDIDGITHVINFDLPNIPETYVHRIGRTGRAGAAGIALSFCDTEERAYLKDIERTIRRRVPVVEAHPHRSGQPAPAPTSLEPAPGRGQQSQPGSGPMVRARPQPNPGQGRGEQRGPGDRGGRRRRGGQGGGRGGNAGAPRSDRPSGQQTQSGQRPPAAAPAAPAAVSQRPRAPKWL; translated from the coding sequence ATGACTTTCGAAGATCTGAAGCTCGCCGAACCCCTGCTGCGCGCCGTGAAGGCCGAGGGTTACACCTCCCCCACCCCCATCCAGACCCAGGCCATCCCCCATGTCCTCGAGGGCAAGGATGTGCTCGGCTGCGCGCAGACGGGTACCGGCAAGACGGCGGCATTCACGCTGCCCATCCTCCAGCGGCTCTCCGTCGGCCGCCCCCCTCCCCCCGCTCGCGGGCGCCCCATCCGCGCGCTCGTGCTCAGCCCCACGCGCGAGCTGGCCGCGCAGATTGGTGACAGCGTCCGTGCCTACGGCCGCTACACCGGCATCACCTCCGCCGTCATCTTCGGCGGCGTGGGCCAGAACGCCCAGGAGCAGGCGCTCCGCAATGGCGTGGACATCCTCGTGGCCACGCCCGGCCGCCTGTTGGATCTGATGCAGCAGGGCTTCGTGTCCTACAAGTCGCTGGAGGTCTTCGTCCTCGACGAGGCCGACCGGATGCTGGACATGGGCTTCATCCATGACGTGAAGCGCGTCATCGCGGCGCTGCCCAAGAAGCGGCAGACGCTCTTCTTCTCGGCCACCATGCCGCCGGAGATCCAGGGGCTGGCCAACAGCATCCTGACGAACCCGGTGCGCGTCGAGGTGGCGCCGGTGGCCACCACGGCGGAGACCATCGATCAGAGGCTGTACTTCGTGGAGAAGGAGCAGAAGCGCGGCCTGCTGGTGCACCTGCTGCAGACGGATCGCGACATCCAGCGGGTGCTCGTCTTCACGCGCACCAAGCACGGCGCGAACCGGGTGGCCAAGCAGCTGGAGGCGGCGGGCATCGGCGCGGAGCCCATCCACGGCAACAAGAGCCAGAACGCGCGCGAGCGGGCGCTGGCGGCCTTCAAGTCCGGCGCCTGCCGGGTGCTGGTGGCCACGGACATCGCCGCGCGGGGCATCGACATCGACGGCATCACCCACGTCATCAACTTCGACCTGCCCAACATCCCGGAGACGTACGTGCACCGCATCGGCCGCACCGGCCGGGCGGGCGCCGCGGGCATCGCCCTCTCCTTCTGCGACACCGAGGAGCGCGCGTACCTGAAGGACATCGAGCGCACCATCCGCCGGCGCGTGCCGGTGGTGGAGGCCCATCCGCACCGCTCGGGCCAGCCGGCCCCGGCGCCCACGTCGCTCGAGCCAGCACCGGGCCGAGGCCAGCAGTCCCAGCCGGGAAGCGGGCCGATGGTCCGTGCGCGGCCCCAGCCCAATCCCGGCCAGGGCCGTGGCGAGCAGCGGGGCCCTGGTGACAGGGGCGGTCGCCGCCGTCGCGGTGGCCAGGGGGGTGGACGCGGCGGGAACGCGGGAGCTCCCCGGAGTGACCGGCCGTCCGGCCAGCAGACCCAGTCGGGGCAGCGTCCCCCGGCCGCGGCCCCCGCGGCACCGGCCGCCGTTTCTCAGAGGCCTCGCGCGCCCAAGTGGCTGTAA
- the fusA gene encoding elongation factor G, translated as MASQVPIEKVRNIGISAHIDSGKTTLSERILFYTGRIHEIHEVRGKDGVGAKMDSMDLEREKGITIQSAATYAMWGEYNINLIDTPGHVDFTIEVERSLRVLDGAILVLCSVSGVQSQSITVDRQMKRYKVPRIAFVNKMDRAGANYERVAAQLKEKLSHHPVRLQVPIGAEDRFQGLVDLIQMKAFYFDGESGETIREEAIPADLVEKAKADRLEMIEKVAEVDDELGELFLADAAISNEQLMAAIRRATIALKMTPVMCGSAYKNKGVQLLLNAICSFLPNPAEVTNEALDQKNAEAKVVLESNPDKPFVGLAFKLEDGRYGQLTYMRIYQGKVSKGDFIVNQANQKKVKVPRLVRMHSNEMNDINDARAGDIVALFGVECASGDTFTDGTVQYTMTSMFVPDAVISLAVSPKNRDAQANFSKALNRFTKEDPTFRVNRDEESGQTIIRGMGELHLEIYIERMKREYNCEVVAGKPQVAYRETISQKGEFYYTHKKQTGGSGQFARVCGYVEPLPADAVQQYEFVDDIVGGSIPREFIPACDKGFQEAIKKGSLIGFPVVGVRVVINDGAFHAVDSSEQAFKTAAIMGFREGYAAAKPIILEPMMKVEVQAPEDFQGSVVGQINQRRGTILESSTAEGYVTVVAEVPLNTMFGYSTDLRSATQGKGEYTMEFAKYSPVPRNEAEALMAQYKEKQAAEQAARK; from the coding sequence GTGGCCTCCCAAGTTCCCATCGAAAAGGTTCGTAACATCGGTATCTCCGCCCACATCGACTCGGGCAAGACGACGCTCTCCGAGCGCATCCTCTTCTATACGGGCCGCATCCACGAGATCCACGAGGTCCGTGGCAAGGACGGCGTCGGCGCGAAGATGGACTCGATGGATCTGGAGCGTGAGAAGGGCATCACGATCCAGTCTGCCGCCACCTACGCCATGTGGGGCGAGTACAACATCAACCTGATCGACACCCCGGGACACGTGGACTTCACCATCGAGGTGGAGCGCTCCCTGCGCGTGCTCGACGGCGCCATCCTCGTGCTCTGCTCGGTGTCCGGCGTTCAGTCCCAGTCCATCACGGTGGACCGGCAGATGAAGCGCTACAAGGTTCCCCGCATCGCGTTCGTCAACAAGATGGACCGCGCGGGCGCCAACTACGAGCGCGTGGCCGCCCAGCTGAAGGAGAAGCTGAGCCACCACCCGGTGCGCCTCCAGGTCCCGATCGGGGCCGAGGATCGCTTCCAGGGCCTCGTCGACCTCATCCAGATGAAGGCCTTCTACTTCGACGGTGAGAGCGGCGAGACCATCCGCGAGGAGGCCATCCCCGCCGACCTGGTCGAGAAGGCCAAGGCCGACCGTCTGGAGATGATCGAGAAGGTCGCCGAGGTGGACGACGAGCTGGGTGAGCTGTTCCTGGCCGACGCCGCCATCAGCAACGAGCAGCTCATGGCCGCCATCCGCCGCGCCACCATCGCGCTGAAGATGACGCCCGTCATGTGCGGCTCGGCCTACAAGAACAAGGGCGTGCAGCTGCTGCTCAACGCCATCTGCTCGTTCCTGCCCAACCCGGCCGAGGTCACCAACGAGGCCCTGGACCAGAAGAACGCCGAGGCGAAGGTCGTCCTCGAGTCCAACCCGGACAAGCCCTTCGTGGGCCTGGCGTTCAAGCTGGAGGACGGTCGCTACGGTCAGCTGACCTACATGCGCATCTACCAGGGCAAGGTGAGCAAGGGTGACTTCATCGTCAACCAGGCCAACCAGAAGAAGGTCAAGGTCCCGCGTCTCGTCCGCATGCACTCGAACGAGATGAACGACATCAACGACGCGCGTGCCGGTGACATCGTCGCCCTCTTCGGCGTCGAGTGCGCCTCCGGCGACACGTTCACCGACGGCACCGTGCAGTACACGATGACGTCCATGTTCGTGCCGGACGCCGTCATCTCGCTCGCGGTGAGCCCGAAGAACCGCGACGCCCAGGCCAACTTCTCCAAGGCCCTCAACCGCTTCACCAAGGAGGATCCGACCTTCCGCGTGAACCGTGACGAGGAGTCCGGCCAGACGATCATCCGCGGCATGGGTGAGCTGCACCTGGAGATCTACATCGAGCGCATGAAGCGCGAGTACAACTGCGAGGTGGTGGCCGGTAAGCCGCAGGTGGCCTACCGCGAGACCATCTCCCAGAAGGGCGAGTTCTACTACACGCACAAGAAGCAGACCGGTGGTTCCGGTCAGTTCGCGCGCGTGTGCGGCTACGTGGAGCCCCTGCCGGCCGACGCCGTGCAGCAGTACGAGTTCGTGGACGACATCGTGGGCGGCTCCATCCCCCGCGAGTTCATCCCCGCGTGCGACAAGGGCTTCCAGGAGGCCATCAAGAAGGGCAGCCTCATCGGCTTCCCCGTGGTGGGTGTGCGCGTGGTCATCAACGACGGCGCCTTCCACGCGGTGGACTCGTCCGAGCAGGCGTTCAAGACCGCCGCCATCATGGGCTTCCGCGAGGGCTACGCGGCCGCCAAGCCGATCATCCTCGAGCCGATGATGAAGGTGGAGGTCCAGGCTCCCGAGGACTTCCAGGGCTCGGTGGTCGGACAGATCAACCAGCGCCGTGGCACCATCCTCGAGTCCAGCACGGCCGAGGGTTACGTGACGGTGGTGGCCGAAGTGCCGCTGAACACCATGTTCGGCTACTCCACGGACCTGCGCTCGGCGACCCAGGGCAAGGGCGAGTACACGATGGAGTTCGCCAAGTACTCTCCGGTGCCGCGCAATGAGGCCGAGGCTCTCATGGCGCAGTACAAGGAGAAGCAGGCGGCCGAGCAGGCGGCGCGTAAGTAG
- a CDS encoding pseudouridine synthase, with the protein MPRKPPARRPPASPSKHVHPGRWEGKAKPDWLSRALARAGVLPQEEAEEAIQAGRVSVNGRVVKQPLAPVPQGASVRVDGLPVSLEAPTRVLVFHKPAELLTSTVGQHGVGTVYERLLPQLPPELAGFTWHAVGRLDRGTTGLLLFTNDDKLVTHVTSPETHLTKRYVATVFSEADEERVEPLRRGVQLEDGPARPAKVRVRDAHTVEVTVTEGRNHQVKRMLGAVGLPVRALHREAVGGVELDVPEGAFRLLTDAEVSEGLRYTPSLLPPGEG; encoded by the coding sequence ATGCCCCGCAAACCACCCGCCCGCCGCCCCCCTGCCTCCCCTTCCAAGCACGTCCACCCCGGACGATGGGAGGGCAAGGCGAAACCGGACTGGCTCTCGCGTGCACTCGCGCGGGCCGGGGTGCTTCCTCAAGAAGAAGCGGAGGAGGCCATCCAGGCGGGCCGGGTCTCGGTGAATGGGCGGGTGGTGAAACAGCCCCTGGCCCCGGTCCCCCAGGGGGCCAGCGTACGCGTGGACGGTCTGCCCGTGTCGCTCGAGGCGCCCACCCGGGTGCTCGTCTTCCACAAGCCGGCTGAGCTGCTCACCTCCACGGTGGGCCAGCACGGGGTGGGCACCGTCTACGAGAGGCTCCTGCCCCAACTGCCCCCGGAGCTGGCCGGCTTCACCTGGCACGCGGTGGGCCGGTTGGACCGGGGCACCACTGGGCTGCTCCTCTTCACCAATGACGACAAGCTGGTGACCCACGTCACTTCACCCGAGACGCACCTGACGAAGCGGTACGTGGCCACGGTCTTCAGCGAGGCGGACGAGGAGCGGGTGGAGCCGCTGCGCCGGGGGGTGCAATTGGAGGATGGCCCGGCCCGGCCGGCGAAGGTGCGGGTACGCGATGCGCACACCGTGGAGGTGACCGTCACGGAGGGCCGCAACCACCAGGTGAAGCGGATGCTGGGAGCGGTGGGTTTGCCCGTGCGAGCCCTGCATCGCGAGGCGGTGGGAGGCGTGGAGCTGGACGTGCCCGAGGGCGCCTTCCGGCTCCTCACCGACGCCGAGGTCTCCGAGGGCCTCCGCTACACCCCATCCCTTCTCCCTCCGGGAGAGGGTTAG
- a CDS encoding DUF1028 domain-containing protein produces MRSILPLILLAVPALAAEPAPVPKRPVHTYSIVARDPETGELGVAVQSHWFSVGSTVPWAEAGVGAVATQSFVDPTYGKLGLDLMRAGRSATEALAGLLAADSASQVRQVAMIDAQGKVSAHTGEKCITAAGHVVGENFSVQANMMEKDTVWPAMAKAFREAKGDLAERMLAALEAAEAQGGDIRGRQSAALIVVSGKPTGRPWADRRFDLRVDDHPAPLKELRRLVTLQRAYNLMNEGDLAVERKETDAALKAYSAAEALAPGNAEMVFWHAVSLVNVGKVDEAVPLFQKTYKMDARWKELLRRLPKAGLIPDDPKLLSKLLGTGR; encoded by the coding sequence GTGCGCTCCATCCTGCCGCTCATCCTGCTCGCGGTGCCGGCTCTCGCCGCCGAGCCCGCTCCTGTTCCCAAGCGTCCCGTTCACACCTACTCCATCGTGGCGCGCGACCCCGAAACGGGAGAGCTGGGCGTGGCGGTGCAGTCGCACTGGTTCTCGGTGGGCTCGACGGTTCCCTGGGCCGAGGCGGGCGTGGGAGCAGTGGCGACCCAGTCCTTCGTGGATCCGACCTACGGGAAGCTTGGGTTGGACCTGATGCGCGCGGGCCGGAGTGCCACCGAGGCCCTGGCGGGGCTGCTGGCCGCGGACTCGGCGAGCCAGGTGCGGCAGGTGGCGATGATCGACGCGCAAGGCAAGGTGTCGGCCCACACGGGGGAGAAGTGCATCACCGCCGCGGGCCACGTCGTGGGGGAGAACTTCTCCGTGCAGGCCAACATGATGGAGAAGGACACCGTGTGGCCGGCGATGGCCAAGGCCTTCCGGGAGGCGAAGGGCGACCTGGCCGAGCGGATGTTGGCGGCGCTCGAGGCGGCGGAGGCACAGGGAGGCGACATCCGGGGTCGGCAGTCCGCTGCGCTCATCGTGGTGTCGGGGAAGCCGACGGGGCGTCCCTGGGCGGACCGCCGGTTCGACCTGCGGGTGGACGATCACCCCGCGCCACTCAAGGAGCTGCGCCGGCTGGTGACCCTGCAGCGGGCCTACAACCTGATGAACGAGGGGGACCTGGCCGTCGAGCGCAAGGAGACGGACGCGGCGCTCAAGGCGTACTCGGCGGCGGAGGCCTTGGCGCCGGGGAACGCGGAGATGGTGTTCTGGCACGCGGTGTCGCTCGTCAACGTGGGGAAGGTGGACGAGGCGGTGCCGCTCTTCCAGAAGACGTACAAGATGGACGCGCGTTGGAAGGAACTGCTGAGGAGGCTGCCGAAGGCGGGGCTGATTCCGGACGACCCGAAGCTGCTGTCGAAGCTCCTGGGAACGGGGCGCTAA
- a CDS encoding RNA methyltransferase, with protein sequence MPLPIRLVLLRPRNAENLGAAARAMKNCGLSEWTWVHPEAEDLAPARRLAVHAEDVLEAAGRADSLDAAVADCVWVVGTSSRKVEGKRRLSPRAVAEEMVQRAAQGPVALVFGDERSGLTNAEVERCHDLSAVPTAPEQPSINLAQAVLLYAYELRMASLAASPPPAAPLPVAATDTELALVESALEETLVAGKFLVDENPQGRTGLRDLFAPLRRSRLTRKEARLWLAALHTLAKRLRSRGSGG encoded by the coding sequence ATGCCCCTGCCCATCCGACTCGTGCTGCTGCGCCCACGCAACGCGGAGAACCTCGGTGCCGCCGCCCGCGCCATGAAGAACTGCGGGCTGTCCGAGTGGACCTGGGTCCACCCCGAGGCCGAGGACCTCGCCCCCGCGCGCCGGCTCGCCGTCCACGCCGAGGACGTGCTGGAGGCCGCTGGCCGCGCGGACTCGCTCGATGCCGCCGTGGCCGATTGCGTCTGGGTGGTGGGCACCAGCTCGCGCAAGGTCGAGGGCAAGCGGCGGCTGTCCCCCCGGGCCGTGGCCGAGGAGATGGTGCAACGCGCCGCCCAGGGCCCGGTGGCGCTCGTCTTCGGGGATGAGCGCAGCGGGCTCACCAACGCCGAGGTCGAGCGCTGCCACGACCTGTCCGCCGTCCCCACCGCTCCCGAGCAGCCCTCCATCAACCTCGCCCAGGCCGTGTTGCTGTACGCCTATGAGCTGCGGATGGCCTCGCTGGCCGCCTCGCCTCCTCCGGCCGCTCCCCTCCCCGTGGCCGCCACGGATACCGAGCTGGCGCTGGTGGAGTCCGCTCTGGAGGAGACCCTCGTCGCCGGGAAGTTCCTCGTGGATGAGAATCCCCAGGGCCGCACCGGGCTCCGGGACCTGTTCGCCCCACTCCGGCGCTCCCGGCTCACGCGCAAGGAGGCGCGCTTGTGGCTCGCCGCCCTGCATACGTTGGCGAAACGGCTTCGCTCGAGGGGCTCGGGGGGGTGA